atttcaataaatattttaaaatagcttatgaacaagcacttatgtcataagcgcttatgaccataagctcttaattaagctgtgtttcAATAAATATTAGATGATTCATAAACATTTCTAtcattttccgctttattttcacaaaaatttattttttttatgtattcttctcttcttttcaaTTATATCATATATAACAGCTTTTACTTTCCCTCTCTTTTATTACTGTCTCTATTATCTCCCCTccatttataattaaaatgaaTTTCCAACAAAACTTGTTCCTAATATAATTACTTTTCACTCAAACAAGATTGTCTCCGAATGAGGATACTGTAAGCACTAAAAAAATGCAAGGGATTTTTGGAGTAGCCTGTGAACCGCATAGAGGGGCACAATCTCTTCTTTAAGTAATCACTTGACCGATGAATCActtaaattttgaaattatttaattttagaaaCATTTGGGGAACTGTGCTTTTAGTGATAGCATAATGCCCGTCGTGAATTTAATATAGGAAAGTTTATCTAGTTTCACACTCTTAACTATTTTCcgaagtaacaaaaaaaaaatcacactctTAACCACTTTTACCTAAGTGAGATAATAAGAGAAAAATCgatgatatgatatgtgatgcgataggaaaaaaaataaaaataacaaaagaaaGTCAGTAACATGTGATGTCAAGAAAAACTAAAGTCTGAGTATATCAAAGCCAATTAATATACTATAAACCACTTTATCAATTATTTAATTGATGAAGTGAATCTAAATTACAATGTATACTATATAGTGTTTTGATCGGTCGAAACAACCCCTCGGCCCACCACTATTCTTGTTGGCCTAAAAAACTCGCAACCTGAACGTCAAGTTGACCATACAAGTAAGACAAAATCTTCACTACAACTAGTTGAACGAATAAGTTATTGGAGTTAATGATGTAAGATCACTAAAGCAAGGCTAACACCTTGAAGGGAAACTACGTAATAACCTAATAAATGTTAAACATTCTCATTACTACCCACTCCAATATCTATAAATGCAAGTTTGTTAACTTTGCACCTCCCTCGCCGTGGATTATCTCTGCACAACCGTGTCATCATTGCCACACTCGCTATCGTGTCCCACCACATACGATCAGAGAATCTCTCAGCTTAGATTCTGGAAAAATAATGATTTCATATGTGGAGAAACATATAAGTCAGTTCTCATATTCATGGTTTGAAGTTAGAACGAGACGCAAGCAAAATTCTCATAAAGATTCACCTCCAAAACAAAATTATCTTGGGAATCCCTAAATCATAGCATGTTGGAGACCTTTTTCCACAAGAACAAATTGAAATCACGATCCAATACTTGATGAATTTGTCAACTCATAGAGAGCGTCGTGAATATTTAGAGAAATTTATGTAGGCATCACGCACACATAGAGAAGATGATTTTCAAATTCATCATCCTAAGAGATTTTTTCTCAATGAGCGAAACAAGAATTACAAGAAACGTGATGACGCTTAATTTAGCTATGCGAGAACCACCACTTACAATGAGGAGATTTGTCGTCAAATAAGTGGAATTTTGGCGAAGATACATAATTCGTTCTTTCACAAAATCATTTCGATGGGAATTCCTAAGAGTTTCAAGAAGCCAACGAGAATAAAGCCAAACGTGTGAGAAACTGATGAAACTTCACATTCATGTCATTCTTGGGAGCGTTAGATGCTTTGGTATGCCGAACTTTTTCTTTAACTCTAAGAAAATAATCTTTATGATGGTTCTCATCCCTTCCTCCTCGATTTGTTAGAGGATGGTATGAGCTTTCTGATTAATTCGTTCATCATTTTATCACTTGTAGAAAAGCATAGGAGTAAATAAACTCTCATTGTATTGATAATGAAAGCATAGATATGTTTATATACAAGTTTAGTTGAGTAAACAACTCAAACAGAATGCTTAGTTGTCCTAACAAACTCTTAACAAAAGCTTAGCTGTCCTAACAAACTCTAAACAACCTaactatatacatatatacaagTCAATACCCTCCCTCAAGCTTAGATGTACAAATTTCTTAAACTAAGCTTGGACAATAAAAGCTGAAACTGTGGTGTATGGAGAGCCTTTGTATGTAGATCAGCTAACTGGGCATGAGTAGGAATTGGCATAAGTTTGATGATTCCTTGTTGCACCTTGTCTCTAACCAAGTGGCAATCGATTTCAATGTGTTTCGTTCACTCATGAAATGTGGGATTCTGAGCTATGTAGATAGCTGACAAATTATCACAAAACAATGCCCACTGGTTTCTGAATCGGTTGCTGAAGATCCTCAAGAAGATACAATAGCCATTGTATTTCACAAACGGTAGTGGCCATGGCTCTATATTCAGCCTCTGAGGAAGATCTAGAAATTGTACTCTGCTTCTTTGACTTCCAGCTAACCAAGGAAGAACCATAAAACAAATTGTACCCTATAACTGATTTTCTGGTGTCAACACAGGAGGCCCAATCTGAATCACAAAATCCTGTAAGCTTATGAGAAGAGTCAGCTGAAAAGAATAAGCCTTGACCCGGTTGCTGTTTAAGATATCTCAAAATTCTCATGGCAGCTTCATGATGCTCCTTCATTGGAGTGGAAAGGAACTGACTTAAGGTGCTCACAGCAAAGGACAAGTCAGGCATGGTGTTTGTAAGATACAGTAACCGTCCAATGAGCCTTCTGTAACCTGAAATATCGGAGAAAGGCTGATCTGTGAGTGCTGGAAACTTTGTGCCCGGCACCATGGGTGTACTAACAGGTTGACTAGCAAGTAACCCAGCCTCTTCAATCAAATCCAGAGcatacttcctctgagatagCACCAAGCCCTCTTTAGATCTGGCTACTTCAAAGCCTAGAAAATATCTGAGATTGCCTAAGTCTTTAATTTTGAACTGATTGTCCAGAAACTGTTTGACTTTGGTAATTTCCTCTAAATCATCACCTGTAAGgacaatgtcatcaacataaatgagTAAAATTGTCAAATGCCCATTATGAGAGCGAACAAACAGTGAGTAATCACTCTTGGATTGCACATATCCTAAGGAAATCAGGGAAGTTGTCAGTTTATGGTTCCACTGTCAGCTAGCCTGCTTTAAGCCATATAATGACTTTGTCAGCTTGCATACTTGGGAAGATTGAGCAGTAGCATAGCCTGGAGGTGGAAGCATATACACTTCTTCATCTAAAGTGCCATGCAAAAAAGCATTGTTGACATCTAATTGCTTCAGGAACCAGTTCTTAGATGCTGCCAGAGCCAGAACCAACCTCACAGTTGTCATCTTTACAACTGGAGAAAAGGTTTCAAAGTAGTCCAATCCCTCTTTTTGTGTGTAACCCTTGGCTACCAACCTAGCTTTGAACCTCTCAACAGTACCATCTGCATGCCTCTTAATCCGGAATACCCATTTACATCCAATTGGATGCTTACCAGGTGGTAAGGCAGTCAGTTCCCATGTTTTGGTACTCTCAAGAGCTGCAATTTCAAGGTCCATTGCTTGCCTCCATCTCTCATCCTTCACAGCTTGACTATATGTTCACTTGAAAGTAGGAGAAATTGTATTATTACTTCTTAATCAGAATACAAagggtaattacattatatagaagaagactaatcctaaataaggaaataactaattatgtacacaatctcctaataagagaataaatctcttaatactgaatataatcttctaataataattcttatattaattccttatttacaacACCCCCCCTCAAGCTGGTGAATGAATATCTATCATTCCCAGCTTGCAAGTAAGCTCTCGAAACCGCTCCAAGGGAAGTCCTTTGGTGAGCACATCAGCCAACTGAAGTCCTGAGGGGACATACTGTGTAGATATTAGACCACTATCCAATTTCTCTTTGATGAAGTGCCGGTCTATctctatgtgctttgttctgtCGTGTTGGACTGGATTATGAGCAATACTAATGGCAGATTTATTATCACAGAAGAGTCTCATGGGAGCTTCATACTTTATTTTCAAATCATCCAGTATGATCTTCATCCACAACAGTTCACAAACTCCTTGAGCCATGGCTCTAAACTCTGCCTCTGCGCTTGATCTAGCAACtacattctgcttcttgctcctCCATGTAACTAAATTTCCACCCAAGAACATACAATATCCTGTAGTGGATCTCCTGTCAACAATTGACCCTGCATAATCTGCATCAGTATAAACCTCCATAGACAACTGCTCACTCTTCTTGAACAGCAGACCTCTCCCTGGACTTGCCTTCAGATACTGCAAGATTCTATCCACAGCCTGTAAGTGTCTCTCCTGTGGGTCATGCATGAATTGACTGACAACACTAACAGGATAAGCTATGTCAGGCCTAGTGTGAGATAGATAAATGAGCTTCCCCACAAGTCTCTGATATTGAGCCTTATCAACCCTAAGGTCCTCCTCACTACTTCCAAtcttgtggttttgctctatagGCACTCCAATGGGCTTACAACCCAATTTACCAGTCTCTTTGAGAAGATCAAGGACATACTTTCTTTGAGATATGAAAATCCCTTGCTTCGAGTATGCCACCTCCATACCTAGGAAATATTTCAGTTTTCCAAGATCCTTCATTTCAAATTGGGCTGCCAACTGTTTCCTCAGATTCTGCTTCTCAAGTTCATCATTACCTGCAATGATCATATCGTCTACATAGACTAACAGAAGAGTGAGTTTACCATTTTGAGTATGTTTGATAAAGAGGGTATgatcaccttggctttgtttataACCCAGAGACACCATAGCATTAGTGAATCTCCCAAACCAAGCTCGGGGTGACTGTTTGAGCCCATATAGGGCCTTCTTCAGTTTGCACACCTTATTTCTTCCTGAAGTAGGGTCATACCCCGGTGGAATCTCCATATACACCTCTTCCTCCAAATCTCCATGCAAGAAAGCATTTTTAACATCAAACTGTTGCAACTCCCAATCAAAATGAGCTGCTAAGGAAAGAATGATCCTTACAGTGTTCAtttttgctaccggagcaaatgtctcttcataatcaattccataggTCTGGGTGTATCCCTTTGCAACTAGCCTCGCCTTATACCTGTCAAGTGTGCCATCAGATCGGTACTTCACGGTATAAATCCACCTGCAACCTACTGTCCTCTTGTCATTTggcttctcaacaatctcccaagTTCCATTTTTGTCCAGTGCATGCATCTCTTCATTCATGGCTTGAATCCAGTTCTTATCTTTTAATGCTTCTTGTACTGATGTAGGGACTCTAATAGAGTCAATAGCTGAAATAAAACTCTGATGCTGCACAGAAAGATTTTGAGTAGACACAAACTGGGATATAGGGTACTTGGCACAAGAACGTTTTCCTTTTCGTAAGGCAATAGGTAAGTCATCAAGGTTATGCTCATAGGAATTACTAGGCTCAGGGTTCGCAACACTTACCTCAGGATCAGACGATTGGACTTGTTGTTGGATCAGGACGGGTTTTACTTTCCGCTGGTACTTTATCCTGAACCTGTCAACATTATTCTGATCTGGTACTACTTCAGAACCATTGTCATCATTCTCATCTGGTACTAGTTcaggaccattgtcatcattctgatttggtactagttcaggaccattgtcatcatcatcactgtcCTCAGtgataggaatagaggaaggcaTCAAGGGATCCTGTAGAAGAGGAATAACAGACAATTCTGGAGACTCAACTTCCTGAGTATTCCCCCCCTGAAGCTGAGGATTGGGATAAAAAGACTCTGATTCTTGAAAAGTAACATCCATGGATATATAGACACGACGACTAGGAGGATGATAACACTTGTAGCCCTTTTTATCTGAGGCATATCCTATAAAGATGCACTTAATAGCTCGAGGATCTAACTTACCCCGATGATGACCGTGAACATGGACAAAGGCGGAACAACCAAATACACGACTTTGAAGACCTGACTTAATGGGCACAGACGGAAAGAAGCTAGTCATAACCTGCACAGGACTAACACTAGATAAAACCCTAGAAGGTAacctattaattaaataagcaGCAGTCAAGACAGCTTCCCCCCAATAAAACTTAGGAACATTCATTTGAAAGAGTAAAGCTCGAGTGATTTCAAGAAGATGACGATTTTTCCTTTcagcaaccccattttgttgtgggGTGTCAACACAAGTCAACTCATGAACCACACCATTTTTTGTAAGAAATTCAGAAAAATTCTTGTTAACATACTCTTTCCCATTGTCTGACCTTAACCTCTTAATAGGTTTCCCAAACTGTGTTCTAATCATGTGGAAAAAGTTAACAAATAATTGAAACACCTCATACTTATCTTTCATAAGAAAAACCCATGTAATCCGAGtacaatcatcaataaaagtaACAAACCATTTTGCACCAGAAACATTAGAAATGGACGAAGGTCCCCACACATCAGAGTGAACAAGATCAAAAGGTTGAGCACATTTATTATTACTAGGAAGAAAAGTTGAACGATGATGCTTAGAAAActgacaaacatcacaatgAAAAGATTCGACtgacacttttgaaaataaatgggGAAACATGGTCCTAAGAATACTAAAAGGAGGATGCCCAAGACGCTTGTGCCGCAACCATATTTGAGAAGTATTCCAGGACTCTGAACTCGTCTGATGACACTTGCTTTCCTCGTGCCGCAGACAGTATAACCCGTCCTGTTCCTTAGCAATCCCAATTATCTGTCCCGTGGCAAGATCCTGAAAAACACCATGTGAGTGGAAAAAGGTTACAGCACAGTTCAAGTCTCGAGTGAGTTTATGGATGGACAAAAGATTGTTAGAAAGCTTTGGGACATGAAGCACATGCTTTAAGGGAAGAGATGGACTAAGGTGAATATTACCACATCCCGTAATCTGGTTTTGGGATCCATTAGCAACAGTGATATAGTGTTTTTCAGGGTAAGTGGAATAAGAAGATAAATGTGAGGGGTGAGGTGTCATATGATCTGTAGCACCAGAGTCAATAATCCATTCATTTTCAGTACTCAAAGCATTAAGAGATAAGAAGGTAGAACT
This is a stretch of genomic DNA from Lotus japonicus ecotype B-129 chromosome 1, LjGifu_v1.2. It encodes these proteins:
- the LOC130730033 gene encoding uncharacterized mitochondrial protein AtMg00810-like is translated as MGDDLEEITKVKQFLDNQFKIKDLGNLRYFLGFEVARSKEGLVLSQRKYALDLIEEAGLLASQPVSTPMVPGTKFPALTDQPFSDISGYRRLIGRLLYLTNTMPDLSFAVSTLSQFLSTPMKEHHEAAMRILRYLKQQPGQGLFFSADSSHKLTGFCDSDWASCVDTRKSVIGYNLFYGSSLVSWKSKKQSTISRSSSEAEYRAMATTVCEIQWLLYLLEDLQQPIQKPVGIVL